A genomic region of Synechococcus sp. NOUM97013 contains the following coding sequences:
- a CDS encoding allophycocyanin subunit beta gives MRDAITGLIGQYDQLGRYLDRSAIDRIESYLEEADVRVLAVEIINREAAELVREASQRLFQADPELLLPGGNAYTTRRLAACLRDMDYFLRYASYSLIAGDSTILNERVLNGLDDTYKSLGVPTGPTVRSMVLLADVLCERLLNEGVSQASCALVRQPFEHMASGLAASDVRQR, from the coding sequence ATGCGCGATGCCATCACCGGTTTGATCGGCCAGTACGACCAGCTCGGTCGTTATCTCGATCGCTCCGCCATCGATCGCATCGAGAGCTATCTCGAAGAAGCGGACGTGCGTGTTTTGGCCGTCGAGATCATCAATCGGGAAGCAGCCGAGTTGGTGCGTGAAGCCAGCCAGCGTCTGTTTCAGGCTGATCCTGAATTGCTTCTGCCCGGAGGGAATGCCTACACGACGCGGCGCCTTGCGGCCTGCCTGCGCGATATGGATTACTTCCTTCGCTACGCCAGCTACTCCTTGATTGCTGGCGACAGCACGATCCTCAATGAGCGAGTCCTCAACGGACTCGATGACACCTACAAAAGCCTCGGAGTTCCCACCGGTCCCACCGTGCGCAGCATGGTTTTGCTCGCTGATGTTCTTTGTGAGCGCCTTCTGAATGAGGGTGTGTCCCAGGCCAGCTGCGCTTTGGTGCGCCAGCCGTTTGAGCACATGGCGTCCGGTCTGGCCGCCAGCGACGTGCGTCAGCGCTGA
- a CDS encoding YcjF family protein — MKGSTRWILIGAAALIALMVIGLVLQGIRNLLWDLSYWLPAWLVGPVLLIGAILIVAAVMQVGLPWFRQWRQRSKPGSQLNDAAMPAPTSRREAAERSLGSVDRLLERLQDDVARQSLQKERERVARELERGDLVVVVFGTGSSGKTSLIRALLRDIVGDVGAAMGSTSESQRYRLRLRGLDRGVQLVDTPGILESGMDGRSREQEARQHASRADLMIVVVDGDLRRSELDVVHSLSGLGKRLLLVLNKCDLRGEEEERRLLLLLRQRCAGWLQADDVIPTSACPQSLPRPGQRPLQPPPEIGLLVRRLAAVLHADGDELLADNILLQCKDLGAAGRDLLDRQRSQEARRIVDRYTWISAGVVAATPLPGVDLLGTAAVNAQMVMELGAVYGIQLTRNRAQELAVSVGRTLAGLGVVKGGVALIGTALSVNLPTLLLGRAVQGVAAGWLTRIAGSSFITYFQQDQDWGDGGIQDVVQHHFELNRRDRSLKEFLDAALRRVVEPLQQEAKKRLPPQPGLRAEEDASGRGYREQ; from the coding sequence ATGAAAGGTTCAACCCGCTGGATCCTGATCGGTGCCGCAGCTCTGATCGCACTGATGGTCATTGGACTGGTGCTTCAGGGAATTCGCAATCTGCTCTGGGATCTGAGCTACTGGCTGCCGGCCTGGCTCGTGGGTCCTGTGCTGCTGATCGGAGCAATTTTGATCGTTGCCGCCGTCATGCAGGTCGGATTGCCCTGGTTTCGGCAATGGAGACAACGCTCGAAACCAGGCTCGCAGCTCAACGACGCGGCCATGCCTGCTCCGACCAGCCGACGGGAAGCAGCGGAGCGCAGCCTCGGCAGCGTCGACCGACTCTTAGAGCGGCTTCAAGACGATGTGGCCCGGCAATCACTGCAGAAGGAACGGGAGCGGGTCGCGCGAGAACTGGAACGCGGTGATCTGGTGGTGGTGGTCTTCGGCACTGGATCCAGTGGCAAAACATCCCTGATCCGCGCCCTGCTGCGCGACATCGTCGGCGATGTCGGTGCCGCCATGGGTTCTACCAGTGAGAGTCAGCGTTATCGCCTGCGGTTGCGTGGTCTGGACCGGGGCGTGCAACTGGTCGATACGCCAGGAATCCTGGAATCCGGCATGGATGGACGCAGCCGAGAACAGGAAGCCCGGCAGCACGCCAGTCGGGCGGATCTGATGATCGTGGTGGTGGACGGGGACCTGCGACGCAGCGAACTGGACGTGGTGCACAGCCTCTCCGGACTCGGCAAGCGCTTGCTCTTGGTGCTGAACAAATGCGATCTGCGCGGTGAGGAGGAAGAACGGCGTCTGCTGCTGCTGCTGAGGCAGCGTTGTGCTGGCTGGTTGCAGGCCGACGATGTGATTCCCACCAGCGCCTGCCCGCAATCCCTGCCAAGACCAGGGCAGCGGCCGCTGCAACCACCTCCAGAGATCGGCTTGTTGGTGCGACGTCTGGCGGCGGTGCTCCATGCCGATGGCGACGAGCTGCTGGCCGACAACATCCTTCTGCAATGCAAGGACCTTGGTGCCGCAGGCCGTGATCTGCTGGATCGTCAGCGGTCGCAGGAAGCCCGCCGCATCGTCGATCGCTACACCTGGATCAGTGCTGGGGTGGTGGCGGCAACTCCGTTACCGGGGGTAGATCTGCTCGGCACCGCTGCGGTGAATGCCCAGATGGTGATGGAGCTGGGAGCTGTGTACGGCATCCAACTGACGCGTAACCGGGCCCAGGAACTGGCGGTCTCCGTCGGCCGGACGCTGGCCGGTCTTGGCGTGGTCAAAGGAGGAGTTGCCTTGATCGGAACTGCTCTGAGCGTGAATCTCCCCACCCTGCTGCTGGGACGAGCCGTGCAGGGTGTTGCGGCAGGGTGGCTCACGCGAATTGCTGGCTCAAGCTTCATCACCTACTTCCAACAGGATCAAGACTGGGGAGATGGCGGAATCCAGGATGTGGTGCAACACCACTTCGAACTCAACCGTCGCGATCGCTCCCTAAAAGAGTTTCTGGACGCAGCATTGCGGCGGGTGGTCGAACCTCTTCAGCAGGAGGCGAAGAAACGGCTTCCGCCCCAGCCAGGGCTTCGGGCGGAGGAGGACGCATCGGGCCGCGGCTATCGAGAACAGTGA
- a CDS encoding alanine--glyoxylate aminotransferase family protein has translation MTHSHLPVDSSHRRSIGPIATPDRLLLGPGPSNAHPTVLKALSRTPIGHLDPLYVELMGEVQELLRYAWQTDNRLTLPMSGTGSAAMEATLANTVEPGDTVLVAVKGYFGNRLMDMAGRYRANVQVIEKAWGEAFSLDELEAALKQHKPAILAMVHAETSTGVCQPMDGIGDLCREHDCLLLLDTVTSLGGVPLHLDAWKVDMAYSCSQKGLSCPPGLGPFTMGPRAEAKLAARKDKVPNWYLDVSLLNQYWGSDRVYHHTAPVNMNFGMREALRLLSDEGLENAWARHRKNAEALWSGLESLGLELHVPEELRLPTLTTVRIPSDVDGKAFSSHLLNTHGIEVGGGLGVLAGKIWRIGLMGYNSTPENVARLLNLFETELPRFRQGVAVAA, from the coding sequence ATGACGCACTCACACCTTCCGGTTGACTCGTCCCATCGGCGCTCCATTGGTCCCATTGCAACGCCTGATCGTCTGTTGCTCGGACCAGGACCTTCCAATGCCCACCCCACCGTTCTAAAAGCTCTTTCCCGGACTCCGATCGGTCATCTCGACCCGCTTTATGTCGAATTGATGGGTGAGGTGCAGGAGCTGCTGCGTTACGCCTGGCAAACCGATAATCGCCTCACGTTGCCCATGAGTGGCACCGGCAGTGCTGCGATGGAGGCCACATTGGCCAATACCGTCGAGCCTGGTGACACCGTGTTGGTGGCGGTGAAGGGGTACTTCGGCAACCGGTTGATGGACATGGCCGGCCGCTATCGGGCCAATGTTCAGGTGATTGAAAAAGCCTGGGGTGAAGCCTTCAGTCTCGACGAACTGGAAGCAGCCCTGAAGCAGCACAAGCCCGCCATCCTGGCGATGGTGCACGCCGAGACCTCCACAGGGGTATGTCAGCCCATGGACGGTATCGGTGACCTTTGCCGTGAGCACGACTGCCTGCTGCTGCTTGACACCGTCACCTCCCTGGGCGGCGTTCCACTTCACCTGGATGCCTGGAAGGTCGACATGGCCTACAGCTGCAGCCAGAAAGGCCTGAGCTGTCCTCCTGGCTTGGGTCCCTTCACTATGGGCCCGCGTGCCGAAGCCAAGCTCGCAGCGCGCAAGGACAAGGTGCCGAACTGGTACCTGGATGTCTCTCTGTTGAACCAGTACTGGGGAAGCGATCGCGTTTACCACCACACCGCGCCAGTGAATATGAACTTCGGCATGCGCGAAGCCCTGCGTTTGCTGTCCGATGAAGGTCTTGAGAACGCTTGGGCACGTCACCGCAAGAATGCTGAGGCTCTCTGGAGCGGTCTCGAATCCCTTGGCCTTGAGCTTCACGTTCCTGAAGAGCTCCGCCTTCCGACCCTCACCACCGTCCGCATCCCCTCCGACGTCGACGGCAAGGCCTTCTCCTCCCATCTGCTCAACACCCACGGCATCGAAGTTGGCGGTGGTCTCGGAGTGCTCGCCGGCAAGATCTGGAGAATCGGCCTGATGGGCTACAACTCCACACCCGAGAACGTTGCACGACTGCTCAATCTCTTCGAGACCGAGTTGCCCCGTTTCCGTCAGGGAGTCGCCGTCGCTGCCTGA
- a CDS encoding aminotransferase class V-fold PLP-dependent enzyme has protein sequence MTIPSAESLFGSTRDSSASTDLSAFASPEALDPQLQRFLEEASGRLCQWLGSASQRAPLPSLRLLPEAYPEATGLGAARLLEDLQQVMDGAYQPTHPGALAHLDPPPNTASIAAELICAGLNNNLLAEELSPSLSQLERQLCGWFASRFDLPEGAGGVAASGGSLSNLTALVTARHRMGLDQAADAVVLVSDDSHVSLVKAARIMGLRPDGIRPIPVDAAGRMQVAALESELDRLQDQQRPCLAVVATAGTTVRGAIDPLQALAKVCRERSLWLHVDGAIGAVFGLCDSTAPLLDGIAAADSITVNPQKLLGIAKTSSLLLVRDQTALQETFHTGLPYMEPALTGVHGGELGLQGSRPAEILKLWLGLRQLGENGIASVLQQALARRHRLESRLDTSRLEIISGPLHLLACTPCGADAERSARWSALMRQRLLDQQIMVSRPLHHGRHLIKVVLGNPHTSDALIDRLGALLNDTSEEDL, from the coding sequence ATGACTATTCCTTCCGCTGAGTCCTTGTTCGGATCCACTAGAGACTCATCGGCGTCGACGGATCTGTCTGCGTTTGCCTCACCCGAGGCTTTGGATCCGCAGCTTCAGCGGTTTCTCGAAGAAGCCAGTGGTCGACTCTGTCAATGGCTTGGGTCAGCATCGCAACGCGCACCCTTGCCATCCCTGCGACTGCTGCCCGAGGCATACCCGGAAGCGACTGGGCTGGGAGCAGCCCGCCTTCTGGAAGATCTGCAGCAGGTGATGGATGGTGCTTATCAGCCCACCCATCCCGGTGCTCTGGCGCATCTGGATCCACCACCAAACACGGCCTCGATCGCTGCAGAGCTGATCTGCGCTGGCCTCAATAACAATTTGCTCGCCGAGGAACTGTCTCCCAGCCTGAGTCAGCTCGAACGTCAGCTTTGTGGTTGGTTTGCGTCCCGATTTGATCTGCCGGAAGGGGCTGGTGGGGTTGCGGCCAGTGGTGGTTCGCTCAGCAATCTCACGGCTCTGGTGACAGCGCGTCATCGCATGGGCCTCGATCAGGCTGCCGATGCTGTGGTGCTGGTCAGCGACGATTCTCATGTTTCGCTCGTGAAAGCGGCTCGGATCATGGGGCTCCGCCCGGATGGAATCCGTCCAATTCCTGTGGATGCCGCTGGGCGCATGCAAGTGGCTGCGCTGGAGTCGGAACTAGACCGTTTGCAAGATCAGCAACGCCCTTGTTTGGCGGTCGTGGCGACTGCTGGCACCACTGTGCGAGGTGCCATCGATCCACTCCAGGCTTTGGCCAAGGTCTGCCGGGAGCGCAGTCTCTGGCTGCATGTGGATGGAGCCATTGGTGCTGTATTCGGGTTGTGCGACAGCACGGCACCTCTGCTGGATGGGATCGCCGCTGCCGACTCCATCACCGTCAACCCCCAGAAGCTTCTCGGCATCGCCAAGACGTCATCGCTCCTGCTGGTTCGTGATCAGACCGCTTTGCAGGAGACCTTCCACACGGGATTGCCCTACATGGAGCCCGCTTTAACGGGTGTTCACGGTGGTGAACTGGGTCTTCAAGGCAGCCGCCCTGCAGAGATCCTCAAGCTCTGGTTAGGACTGCGGCAACTGGGAGAAAACGGCATCGCCAGCGTGCTTCAGCAGGCTTTGGCCCGACGCCATCGCTTGGAGAGTCGTCTTGACACGTCCCGGCTCGAGATCATCTCTGGACCGCTGCATCTGCTGGCCTGCACGCCCTGCGGAGCCGATGCGGAGCGCAGCGCGCGTTGGTCTGCCTTGATGCGCCAGCGACTTCTTGATCAGCAGATCATGGTGTCGCGTCCTTTGCATCACGGTCGTCACCTCATCAAGGTTGTGCTGGGCAACCCCCACACGTCTGACGCGTTGATCGATCGGCTGGGAGCTCTGCTCAACGACACCAGCGAGGAGGATCTCTGA
- the glnA gene encoding type I glutamate--ammonia ligase → MAKTAQDVLRLIKEEGIELIDLKFTDLHGKWQHLTVCQDLIEPESFTEGLAFDGSSIRGWKAINASDMAMVPDPSTAWIDPFYRHKTLSLICSIQDPRTGEPYERCPRALAQKALAYLSSTGLADMAFFGPEPEFFLFDDVRYNSAEGGSFYSVDTIEAAWNTGRVEEGGNLAYKIQEKEGYFPVAPNDTAQDIRSEMLLKMAELGIPIEKHHHEVAGAGQHELGMKFAELIQAADNVMTYKYVVRNVAKQYGKTATFMPKPVFNDNGSGMHVHQSLWKGGQPLFFGEGTYANLSQTARWYIGGILKHAPSFLAFTNPTTNSYKRLVPGFEAPVNLVYSEGNRSAAVRIPLTGPSPKAKRLEFRSGDALANPYLAFSAMMMAGIDGIKNQIDPGEGVDVDLFELPAEQLKQIATVPASLNGALEALNADHHYLLEGGVFTKDFIDNWIDLKYEEVQQLRQRPHPHEFTMYYDA, encoded by the coding sequence ATGGCCAAAACAGCACAGGACGTCCTTCGTCTGATCAAGGAAGAAGGCATTGAGCTGATCGACCTGAAGTTCACGGACCTGCATGGCAAGTGGCAGCACCTCACCGTCTGCCAAGACCTGATCGAGCCTGAGTCGTTCACTGAAGGCCTGGCGTTCGACGGTTCCTCCATCCGCGGCTGGAAGGCCATCAACGCCTCGGATATGGCGATGGTCCCCGATCCTTCAACCGCATGGATCGATCCTTTCTATCGCCATAAGACCCTCAGCCTGATCTGTTCGATCCAGGACCCGCGCACCGGCGAGCCCTACGAGCGCTGCCCTCGTGCCCTGGCGCAGAAAGCCCTGGCCTATCTCTCCAGCACAGGCTTGGCCGATATGGCTTTCTTCGGCCCTGAGCCGGAATTCTTCCTGTTTGACGACGTTCGTTACAACTCGGCCGAAGGCGGCAGCTTCTACAGCGTTGACACCATCGAAGCGGCTTGGAACACCGGTCGAGTGGAAGAGGGCGGAAACCTCGCTTACAAGATTCAAGAGAAAGAGGGTTACTTCCCAGTTGCCCCCAACGACACAGCCCAGGACATCCGTTCGGAAATGCTCCTGAAGATGGCTGAGCTGGGCATCCCCATCGAAAAGCACCACCACGAAGTGGCTGGTGCAGGCCAACACGAGCTCGGCATGAAGTTCGCCGAACTGATTCAGGCCGCCGACAACGTGATGACATACAAGTACGTCGTGCGCAACGTGGCCAAGCAGTACGGCAAAACAGCCACATTTATGCCCAAGCCGGTCTTCAATGACAACGGCTCCGGCATGCACGTGCACCAGAGCCTCTGGAAGGGTGGCCAGCCGCTGTTCTTCGGTGAAGGCACCTACGCCAACCTGTCCCAGACTGCTCGTTGGTACATCGGCGGCATCCTCAAGCACGCCCCATCCTTCCTCGCCTTTACCAACCCCACCACCAACAGCTACAAGCGACTGGTGCCGGGCTTTGAAGCGCCGGTGAATCTCGTGTATTCCGAAGGCAACCGTTCGGCTGCTGTGCGCATTCCACTGACAGGGCCAAGCCCCAAGGCCAAGCGCCTCGAATTCCGCTCAGGCGATGCCCTCGCCAACCCTTATCTGGCCTTCAGCGCCATGATGATGGCTGGCATTGACGGTATCAAGAATCAGATCGACCCCGGCGAAGGCGTGGACGTCGATCTGTTCGAACTCCCTGCCGAGCAGCTCAAGCAGATCGCCACGGTGCCCGCTTCCCTGAACGGAGCACTGGAAGCCCTCAATGCTGATCATCACTACCTTCTGGAAGGTGGTGTGTTCACCAAGGACTTCATCGACAACTGGATTGACCTCAAATACGAAGAAGTCCAGCAACTGCGCCAGCGCCCGCATCCCCACGAATTCACCATGTATTACGACGCCTGA
- a CDS encoding nucleoside deaminase, translated as MGVRLTPVALEEHQIHAWMQRLLVRAERLGETGEIPVSAVVLDERGRCIGHGSNRREWASDPMGHAELVALRQAAWITGDWRMNQCTLIVTLEPCPMCAGALVQARVGRVIYGAFDRKRGGLGGTVDLANHPSAHHHMDVLGGVMETEASDLLARWFRQRRRLPDGNGATRSRRD; from the coding sequence ATGGGTGTTCGGCTGACACCAGTCGCCTTGGAGGAGCATCAGATCCATGCCTGGATGCAGCGGTTGCTGGTGAGGGCTGAACGGCTGGGAGAGACGGGGGAAATCCCTGTCAGCGCAGTCGTGCTTGATGAAAGAGGGCGATGCATCGGTCACGGCAGCAACCGACGCGAATGGGCCTCAGACCCCATGGGGCATGCGGAGCTGGTGGCATTGCGTCAGGCAGCCTGGATCACTGGTGATTGGCGGATGAATCAATGCACGTTGATCGTGACCCTGGAACCCTGTCCAATGTGCGCCGGAGCCCTCGTGCAGGCCAGGGTCGGACGCGTGATCTACGGCGCTTTTGACCGCAAACGTGGAGGACTTGGAGGAACAGTTGACCTCGCGAACCATCCAAGCGCCCACCATCACATGGATGTACTGGGCGGCGTGATGGAAACCGAAGCATCGGACCTACTGGCCCGATGGTTCAGGCAGCGACGGCGACTCCCTGACGGAAACGGGGCAACTCGGTCTCGAAGAGATTGA